The genomic segment GCGCTGGCGGGGCTCTACATCCTGCTCGACGCGCCGTTCACCGCGGTGACGCAGATCATCATCTACGCCGGCGCCATCATGGTCCTCTTCCTGTTCGTGGTCATGCTGCTGAACGCGAAGACCGAGGACGACCTGCCGAAGTCGGCGATCGGGCCGCGGGCGATGCGCCTGGGCGTGGCGCTGTCGCTGCTGCTCGGCATCGAGGTCGCGTGGGGGCTGTCGCGGCTCGGCATCACCTCGTTCAGCACCGATCCCGGCGCGGTGTCGTCGATCAGCTCGGTGGCGGAGATCGGCGCGCAGCTCTTCACCGCGCACGCGTTCGCCTTCGAAGTGACGTCGATCCTGATCCTCGTGGCGATGGTCGGCGCGGTCGTGATCGCGGGAAAGGGGCGGCATGAGCGC from the Vicinamibacterales bacterium genome contains:
- a CDS encoding NADH-quinone oxidoreductase subunit J; the encoded protein is MIAFYIFAAIAVLASLGVIGQRNPMHSVMLLIVSFGALAGLYILLDAPFTAVTQIIIYAGAIMVLFLFVVMLLNAKTEDDLPKSAIGPRAMRLGVALSLLLGIEVAWGLSRLGITSFSTDPGAVSSISSVAEIGAQLFTAHAFAFEVTSILILVAMVGAVVIAGKGRHER